One Verrucomicrobiota bacterium DNA window includes the following coding sequences:
- a CDS encoding VWA domain-containing protein produces MNSDFRFEQPWFLLLLLVLPTVWLYHRRFHRPAGVSFAPVRNLEVAAALRSPHLWFQTALIGMGCCILILALARPQAGEETSSVHASGIDIMLLLDVSRSMLSEDFQIGSERASRIDVVKQVTERFIQGRPSDRIGIIAFAGRPYMVSPLTLDHDWLLANLKRLQIGLTEDGTAIGSALVAGANRLRDPNVKSRVIVLLTDGDNNAGKVPPLTAAEAAAAIGIKIYTIGTGTNGLVPFPTTDQFGNKFYTQEYMPFQEDACRQIARIGSGKFYRATDTRGLSDIFTDIDHLEKHEIAVQEYRTYRDLFAWFAGLGAVLVAGGSACGETLWRQIP; encoded by the coding sequence GTGAATTCGGATTTTCGCTTTGAGCAACCGTGGTTTCTTTTGCTCCTGCTGGTTTTACCGACCGTGTGGCTGTACCACCGACGTTTTCACCGGCCGGCCGGGGTAAGCTTCGCCCCTGTTCGCAACCTGGAGGTGGCCGCCGCCCTGCGTTCGCCGCACCTCTGGTTCCAAACCGCGTTGATCGGGATGGGGTGCTGCATTTTGATCCTGGCGCTGGCCCGGCCTCAGGCCGGCGAAGAAACGTCCAGCGTGCACGCCAGCGGCATCGATATCATGCTGTTGCTCGACGTGTCCCGATCGATGTTGTCTGAGGATTTCCAGATCGGCAGCGAACGGGCGAGCCGGATCGACGTGGTCAAGCAGGTGACCGAACGCTTCATCCAGGGCCGGCCCAGCGACCGCATCGGAATCATCGCGTTTGCCGGCCGGCCGTACATGGTGAGCCCGCTGACGTTGGATCATGATTGGCTGCTGGCGAACCTGAAACGGCTTCAGATCGGGCTGACCGAGGATGGCACCGCGATCGGCTCAGCGCTGGTGGCGGGCGCCAACCGCTTGCGCGACCCCAACGTCAAAAGCCGCGTGATCGTCCTCCTGACGGACGGCGACAATAACGCAGGCAAGGTGCCGCCCCTGACCGCCGCCGAAGCGGCCGCCGCCATCGGCATAAAGATCTATACGATCGGGACCGGCACCAACGGCCTCGTGCCGTTTCCGACTACCGACCAGTTCGGTAACAAGTTCTACACCCAGGAGTACATGCCGTTCCAGGAAGATGCCTGCCGGCAGATTGCCCGGATCGGCAGCGGTAAATTTTACCGGGCAACCGACACCCGCGGGTTGAGCGACATCTTCACGGACATCGACCATCTGGAAAAGCATGAGATCGCCGTCCAGGAGTACCGCACTTATCGGGATCTGTTTGCCTGGTTCGCAGGTCTGGGCGCCGTCCTGGTGGCCGGTGGATCGGCTTGCGGTGAAACCCTCTGGAGACAGATCCCATGA
- a CDS encoding VWA domain-containing protein has translation MTFAQPLWFTALLLIPLLYFCMSRGDAAVRRRLERLVAPRLRSRLVEEVSRTRRWLKRILLLMGLAGAVVALARPQWSYTERPVTRQGRDILIAVDTSRSMLSADISPDRLTRAKLAAEDIIRSSPTDRIGLIAFAGEAQLEAPLTADLTTLRSTLARFDTNTVERGGTDFEAAIRAGMQAFGKTEHGYRALVLITDGEELEGDGLVAAREAAKLGIRIFTVGVGTPEGANIVLPSGLPLRDRSGRVVLSRLDEEGLRAIAEATGGFYTRLEATAVRRLINEGLARITQHRGDERAFRVPVERFQIPLAVGLALLLASFLISNRRPPADSSITAALGRRKLPAAAPALALLMATLLVVMAATPLELYQRGDYQRAFEAFQDELQRRPDDPLLNYNAGDAGYRVGKYEQAFESYAKAMNSPDSTIRQHAYYNAGNTLFKQGDAQEDLEGRLTRYYDAQYQYEQALELDPSDAAARKNLEILKRRIKETEEQKKRQEQAQKNGAQRPGRKGQNGRQRSRPSPNGGQSLEPSAPSSPDDSDTDQGAGPDDPGDTQGDKPGPDSTPADKNGDVRERGEGDEQTPPTPNQGEEKPGRMSADEARGLLDSLRGDEDRVDLNHHKRDRAVTKDW, from the coding sequence ATGACGTTTGCGCAGCCCCTCTGGTTTACAGCGTTGCTGCTGATCCCGCTCCTGTATTTCTGCATGTCGCGCGGGGATGCCGCCGTTCGCCGGCGCCTGGAACGGCTGGTTGCGCCGCGGCTGCGGAGCCGGCTGGTTGAGGAGGTCTCCCGGACGCGTCGCTGGCTGAAGCGCATTTTGCTTTTGATGGGTTTGGCCGGAGCGGTGGTGGCCCTTGCACGGCCGCAGTGGAGTTACACCGAACGGCCGGTTACCCGCCAGGGCCGGGATATCCTGATTGCCGTCGACACCTCGCGGAGCATGCTCTCCGCCGACATCAGCCCTGACCGGCTGACCCGGGCCAAACTGGCCGCTGAAGATATCATCCGCAGTTCGCCGACGGACCGGATCGGGCTGATTGCGTTTGCCGGGGAAGCGCAGCTGGAAGCGCCCCTTACGGCCGACCTCACCACCCTGCGATCGACCCTGGCCCGCTTTGATACCAATACCGTCGAGCGCGGGGGCACCGACTTCGAGGCCGCCATTCGCGCAGGCATGCAGGCCTTCGGCAAAACCGAGCACGGTTACCGCGCCCTGGTCCTGATCACGGACGGCGAAGAACTGGAGGGAGATGGTCTGGTCGCGGCTCGTGAAGCGGCCAAGCTCGGCATCCGGATCTTCACTGTCGGCGTCGGCACGCCGGAAGGCGCCAACATCGTCCTGCCGTCCGGTCTCCCCCTTCGGGACCGTTCCGGACGCGTGGTGTTGAGCCGGCTCGATGAGGAGGGCCTCCGGGCGATCGCCGAGGCGACCGGCGGCTTCTACACCCGCCTGGAAGCAACCGCCGTGCGGCGCCTGATCAATGAGGGCCTCGCCCGCATCACCCAGCACCGGGGCGACGAACGTGCGTTCCGGGTACCGGTCGAACGTTTCCAGATCCCGCTTGCCGTCGGGCTGGCTTTGTTGCTGGCGTCGTTCCTGATTTCAAATCGTCGCCCCCCGGCCGATTCATCAATCACAGCCGCCCTGGGTCGGAGAAAACTGCCCGCGGCGGCTCCCGCCCTTGCCCTGCTGATGGCAACGTTGTTGGTGGTCATGGCCGCAACGCCGCTCGAATTGTACCAACGCGGCGATTACCAACGGGCTTTCGAGGCGTTCCAGGACGAACTTCAGCGCCGGCCTGACGATCCCCTGCTTAACTACAATGCAGGCGACGCGGGGTACCGGGTCGGCAAATACGAGCAAGCCTTCGAAAGCTATGCCAAGGCGATGAACAGCCCGGATTCGACCATCCGGCAGCACGCCTACTACAACGCCGGCAACACGCTTTTCAAACAAGGCGATGCCCAGGAGGATCTCGAAGGCCGGTTGACCCGGTATTACGACGCGCAATATCAGTACGAACAGGCGCTTGAACTGGACCCGAGCGACGCGGCGGCAAGAAAGAATCTCGAGATCCTCAAACGCCGGATCAAGGAAACCGAGGAGCAAAAGAAACGGCAGGAACAGGCCCAGAAAAACGGGGCCCAGCGTCCGGGGCGCAAAGGACAAAACGGCCGCCAGCGCAGCCGTCCCAGTCCTAACGGCGGGCAATCTCTCGAGCCTTCCGCACCCTCCTCTCCCGATGATTCGGATACCGACCAGGGCGCGGGGCCGGACGATCCGGGGGATACCCAGGGTGACAAGCCCGGACCGGATTCCACCCCCGCGGATAAAAACGGCGATGTGCGCGAGCGCGGAGAAGGGGATGAGCAAACTCCCCCCACCCCGAATCAGGGCGAAGAAAAACCGGGACGAATGTCTGCCGACGAGGCGCGCGGATTGCTGGATTCATTGCGAGGTGACGAGGATCGCGTTGACCTCAATCATCATAAGCGAGACCGGGCCGTAACAAAAGATTGGTAA